A portion of the Acidobacteriota bacterium genome contains these proteins:
- a CDS encoding citrate/2-methylcitrate synthase, translated as YGVKEYDFYTVLFGVGRAIGVLANIVWDRALGYPIERPKSVTTDMLEQAAGIQ; from the coding sequence CTACGGCGTCAAGGAGTACGACTTCTACACCGTGCTCTTCGGCGTGGGCCGGGCCATCGGTGTACTGGCGAACATCGTCTGGGACCGGGCCCTGGGCTATCCCATCGAGCGTCCCAAGTCGGTCACCACCGACATGCTCGAACAGGCCGCGGGGATCCAGTAA
- a CDS encoding AMP-binding protein, with amino-acid sequence MTSRRFRTGSVLADWRRRFRDADDEQAVGRATKEMLALLVAGRLDPAAGLELLVDLLQHPRQAPAVAAGLDLELVLELGRGLARGTRDDPTAAALRQGAWHWLDLLRRPALLRRIEPEQRERWMRSILEVVEASGFTLARMLQQRAACLGARTWLQDPARGARGRVSWIEAAGRVDHLARGLLALRRDLPDGPVAIFADNCMEMALVDLACLTTGVVDVMIPSHTTGEDLAYLLETFAITTVFVSTPDQLQRVRGAASNLPKGGRIVTFFDVDATPRSAVLSLAELSARAGEVGSERLEQCREAMELSALATIMVTSGTTGRPKGIRFSQLNLVSKRFARALALPEIGDHDSFLCYLPLFHTFGRFLELLGTLFWGAGYTFLRDPSRESLLEAFSATNPSVFISIPKKWLQLHEEISRRVDLEKATDGEILAATRAVVGSRLRWGLSAAGYLPPEVFRFFQRQGIELMSGFGMTEATGGITMTPPGGYRDESLGLPLPGIELRLDDDGELLMRGPYVMQGYVETDETDSGVDPDGWVRTGDLMERDADGFYRIIDRKKEIYKNIKGETIAPQKIENLFRDFDAVSRVFLVGDHREFNTVLIVPNEKVEDIDLPAMSEAERLAYFRSLVVSVNRFLAPFERIVDFALLDRDFSADRGELTAKGTFCRKVIAAHFAEVIEGLYRRATFRTQADGPVVDFPNWLYQVLGLTASDIRVEDGALVCIPTGQRLPVQVVAEAPGRLRVGSCIYRFSGRHLDLGAMVSAPALWLGNEQLVAFARVDAAGEIRRRRPPRQIEVFARAEPYHVSREEERRIRHALEEDDLSLAMVDLAARMLGSEDERHAIQGIRLLEKILSRGEGALFGEALTILRTAARSSSAIIRRRAFLALFATEQPSRAVETIDSFLEHEGLLDDATIARLAACTTSKEMLEALVEACRRLMEAPRGDRRTSTRRLVPMLNLLAEYGAAHPGSYKRLRAALARMRAFCPRAEDREMARLAEERMQEGFRRWLGPPTRIAVDPETGGEYRWEDVITFEEEMNASDRSRLLGLICGTNFVREAVFLFTGQIIRLSDIPLGGMWVSLLGEKYGKAVYRLTIHTRVQGAYDVAINVNRTLPADKIAEEILWLLVTGERAGGHRLVEDFGGYWRQYDSWSEEFISGETMNRFIGRLGRQRTEDAEERLRAIWPFLVWSGAEAYFDFWNRTRRRFVVADPADYNVIVPTHDFQVGPRIVSVASRVAFTSLGDYLEILWRRIVEPTEKSYPALAAVARRELLLSALLEVTGVRDGLALLEETRDLPQRWKQVVEAFTGHVARRGFLPKRLYFAIARYHRWADLAQGATPQARARMIQDLFDTYNIASLLDRYPEARVRFFRETVFSHAPAALRDALDEVIADLVRAPLEGDEVVDRLSALRDTVEQGSEEEYFLTRLSYPHLRPGDTAELVFSDAAGRRHADVVVVMEDTEGRPFRVRHPVNPREVGKLHKLFLAARLEVTFRPEHHFLVALNHRSDLVGGLFYEIDEGERSAHLEKIVVIDHLRKHGISDGLMNELFNRLRAQGIRTVTTGFFRPSYFYRFGFRIEKGYAGLVKDLLAERNESDALQNL; translated from the coding sequence ATGACCTCGCGCCGCTTCAGAACCGGCAGCGTCCTGGCCGACTGGCGTCGGCGATTTCGAGACGCCGACGACGAGCAGGCCGTCGGGCGGGCCACGAAGGAGATGCTCGCCCTGCTGGTGGCCGGCCGGCTCGATCCCGCGGCGGGCCTCGAGCTGCTCGTCGACCTGCTTCAGCATCCCAGGCAGGCTCCGGCGGTGGCCGCCGGGCTGGACCTCGAGCTGGTGCTCGAGCTGGGGCGTGGGCTTGCCCGCGGCACGCGGGACGACCCTACGGCCGCCGCCCTGCGTCAGGGCGCGTGGCATTGGCTCGACCTGCTGCGCCGGCCGGCCCTGCTGCGCCGCATCGAACCGGAGCAACGCGAGCGCTGGATGCGGAGCATCCTCGAGGTCGTCGAAGCCTCGGGGTTCACTCTCGCCCGGATGTTGCAGCAGCGGGCGGCCTGCCTGGGGGCGCGGACCTGGCTGCAGGATCCCGCCCGGGGTGCCCGGGGAAGAGTTTCCTGGATCGAGGCGGCCGGCCGTGTCGACCATCTCGCTCGCGGCCTGCTGGCTCTGCGCCGGGATCTGCCCGACGGTCCGGTGGCGATCTTCGCCGACAACTGTATGGAAATGGCGCTGGTCGACCTGGCCTGTCTGACCACCGGCGTGGTGGACGTGATGATCCCGTCTCACACCACCGGCGAGGATCTGGCCTATCTCCTCGAAACCTTCGCCATCACGACCGTCTTCGTCTCGACTCCCGATCAACTGCAGCGTGTGCGTGGTGCGGCCTCCAACCTGCCGAAGGGGGGCCGGATCGTCACCTTCTTCGACGTGGATGCGACGCCCCGGTCCGCGGTGCTCTCCCTGGCGGAGTTGTCGGCCCGCGCCGGCGAGGTCGGCAGCGAACGACTCGAACAGTGCCGCGAGGCGATGGAGCTATCGGCGCTGGCGACCATCATGGTGACCTCCGGGACCACGGGCCGGCCCAAGGGGATCCGCTTTTCCCAGCTCAACCTGGTGAGCAAGCGCTTCGCCCGGGCCCTGGCCTTGCCCGAGATCGGCGACCACGATTCCTTTCTTTGCTACCTGCCTCTCTTTCACACCTTCGGCCGCTTTCTGGAACTGCTCGGCACCCTGTTCTGGGGCGCCGGCTATACCTTCCTCAGGGATCCTTCCCGGGAGAGCCTCCTCGAGGCGTTCAGTGCGACGAATCCCTCGGTCTTCATCAGCATTCCCAAGAAATGGTTGCAGTTGCACGAGGAGATCTCCCGCCGCGTCGATCTGGAGAAAGCCACCGATGGCGAGATACTCGCCGCCACGCGCGCGGTGGTGGGATCGCGTCTGCGCTGGGGGCTGTCGGCAGCGGGTTACCTGCCTCCGGAAGTCTTTCGCTTCTTCCAGCGCCAGGGGATCGAGCTGATGAGCGGCTTCGGCATGACCGAGGCCACAGGCGGCATCACCATGACTCCTCCGGGAGGCTACCGGGACGAGAGTCTCGGCCTGCCCCTGCCGGGGATCGAGTTGCGCCTGGATGACGATGGCGAGCTGTTGATGCGTGGGCCCTACGTGATGCAGGGCTACGTGGAGACCGACGAGACCGACAGTGGCGTGGACCCCGATGGCTGGGTCCGCACCGGTGACCTGATGGAGCGGGACGCTGACGGCTTCTATCGCATCATCGATCGCAAGAAGGAGATCTACAAGAACATCAAGGGCGAAACCATCGCGCCCCAGAAGATTGAGAACCTCTTCCGTGATTTCGACGCCGTTTCCCGAGTCTTCCTCGTCGGTGATCACCGGGAGTTCAACACCGTTCTCATCGTGCCCAACGAGAAGGTCGAAGACATCGATTTGCCGGCGATGAGTGAAGCCGAGCGGCTGGCCTACTTCCGCTCACTGGTGGTTTCGGTCAACCGCTTTCTTGCTCCCTTCGAACGCATCGTGGACTTTGCGCTCCTCGACCGGGATTTCAGCGCCGACCGGGGCGAACTGACCGCGAAGGGGACCTTCTGCCGGAAGGTGATCGCGGCCCACTTCGCCGAGGTGATCGAGGGGCTCTATCGCCGGGCCACCTTTCGCACCCAGGCCGACGGGCCGGTGGTGGATTTTCCGAACTGGCTCTACCAGGTGCTGGGGCTGACAGCCAGCGACATCCGGGTGGAGGACGGTGCCCTGGTTTGCATTCCCACCGGTCAGCGCCTGCCAGTGCAGGTCGTTGCCGAAGCCCCGGGGCGGCTGCGGGTCGGTTCGTGCATCTACCGCTTCAGCGGTCGCCATCTGGACTTGGGAGCGATGGTTTCCGCGCCGGCTCTCTGGCTTGGGAACGAGCAGCTCGTGGCCTTCGCGCGGGTCGATGCCGCAGGCGAGATTCGACGTCGCCGGCCCCCTCGGCAGATCGAGGTCTTTGCACGGGCCGAGCCTTACCATGTTTCCCGGGAGGAAGAACGGCGCATCCGCCACGCTCTCGAAGAGGACGACCTTTCCCTGGCGATGGTCGACCTGGCCGCACGGATGCTGGGGTCGGAGGACGAGCGCCATGCGATTCAGGGAATCCGCCTGCTGGAGAAAATCCTGTCCCGGGGGGAAGGTGCCCTGTTCGGCGAGGCCCTGACGATTCTGCGTACGGCGGCTCGCTCCAGCTCGGCCATCATCCGCCGCCGGGCCTTCCTCGCGCTGTTCGCCACCGAACAACCTTCCCGGGCCGTGGAGACGATCGACTCCTTTCTCGAGCACGAGGGCCTGCTGGACGACGCCACCATCGCCCGCCTGGCGGCCTGCACGACCTCGAAAGAGATGCTCGAGGCCCTGGTCGAGGCCTGCCGTCGGCTGATGGAAGCTCCCCGCGGCGACCGCCGAACATCCACCCGCCGCCTGGTGCCGATGCTCAACCTCCTGGCCGAGTACGGTGCGGCTCATCCCGGTTCCTACAAGCGCCTGCGCGCGGCCCTGGCTCGCATGCGCGCCTTTTGCCCCAGGGCCGAGGACCGGGAGATGGCCCGCCTGGCGGAGGAAAGGATGCAGGAGGGGTTTCGGCGCTGGCTCGGCCCGCCCACCCGCATCGCTGTCGATCCGGAAACCGGCGGTGAGTACCGCTGGGAGGACGTGATCACCTTCGAGGAAGAAATGAACGCCTCGGACCGCAGTCGACTGCTGGGCCTGATTTGCGGGACGAACTTCGTTCGCGAGGCGGTTTTCCTTTTCACGGGCCAGATCATCCGCCTTTCCGATATCCCCCTCGGCGGCATGTGGGTCAGCTTACTTGGAGAAAAATACGGCAAGGCGGTCTATCGGCTGACGATCCACACCCGGGTCCAGGGTGCCTACGACGTGGCGATCAATGTCAATCGCACCTTGCCGGCGGACAAGATCGCCGAGGAGATTCTCTGGCTGCTGGTGACCGGAGAGCGGGCCGGGGGACATCGTTTGGTGGAGGACTTCGGCGGCTACTGGAGGCAGTACGATTCCTGGAGCGAGGAGTTCATCTCCGGCGAGACGATGAACCGCTTCATCGGCCGACTCGGGCGCCAGCGCACGGAAGACGCCGAGGAGCGTCTGCGGGCGATCTGGCCCTTTCTCGTCTGGTCCGGAGCCGAGGCCTACTTCGATTTCTGGAATCGCACCCGGCGGCGCTTCGTGGTGGCCGATCCGGCGGACTACAACGTGATCGTGCCGACCCACGACTTCCAGGTGGGTCCGCGCATCGTCTCGGTGGCCTCCCGGGTGGCCTTCACGTCACTGGGGGACTATCTGGAGATTCTCTGGCGCCGCATCGTCGAGCCGACCGAGAAGAGCTACCCGGCCCTTGCAGCCGTGGCCCGGCGGGAGTTACTGCTTTCCGCCCTGCTCGAGGTGACCGGCGTGCGAGACGGTCTGGCGCTGCTCGAGGAGACCCGGGATCTACCCCAGCGCTGGAAGCAGGTCGTCGAGGCCTTCACCGGGCATGTCGCCCGGCGAGGTTTCCTGCCCAAGCGGCTCTACTTCGCCATTGCGCGCTATCACCGGTGGGCCGATCTGGCGCAGGGGGCCACGCCCCAGGCTCGGGCGCGCATGATCCAGGACCTCTTCGATACCTACAACATCGCCAGCTTGCTCGATCGCTACCCCGAGGCGAGGGTCCGCTTTTTCCGCGAGACGGTTTTCTCCCATGCTCCCGCGGCCCTGCGCGATGCTCTCGACGAGGTGATCGCGGACCTGGTTCGGGCCCCCCTCGAGGGAGACGAGGTGGTCGATCGGCTCAGCGCCCTGCGCGACACGGTGGAACAAGGATCGGAAGAAGAGTACTTTCTCACGCGCCTGAGCTATCCTCACCTGCGTCCCGGTGACACTGCCGAGCTGGTCTTCTCCGACGCCGCCGGCCGCCGCCATGCAGACGTGGTGGTGGTGATGGAAGACACGGAAGGGCGACCCTTCCGGGTCCGCCATCCGGTCAATCCGCGAGAGGTGGGCAAACTGCACAAGCTCTTCCTCGCCGCGCGGCTGGAGGTGACTTTCCGTCCCGAGCATCACTTCCTCGTCGCGCTCAATCATCGCAGCGACCTTGTGGGGGGGCTGTTCTACGAGATCGACGAAGGCGAACGCAGCGCCCACCTGGAGAAAATCGTTGTCATCGATCACTTGCGCAAGCACGGGATTTCCGATGGCCTGATGAACGAACTGTTCAACCGGCTGCGTGCCCAGGGTATCCGCACCGTGACAACGGGTTTCTTCCGGCCGAGCTACTTTTATCGCTTTGGTTTCCGTATCGAGAAGGGCTACGCCGGCCTGGTCAAGGACCTCCTCGCCGAGCGCAACGAGTCCGACGCCCTGCAGAATCTGTAG
- a CDS encoding cytochrome-c peroxidase, which translates to MFSSSSNRFLGLSAGLALVLGAVGCGGTEQAPAPPPSPQHVAMFQPLPEVMESATNPITDEKINLGRKLYYDTRLSKNQDISCNTCHLLDQWGVDGKPTSAGHGGQLGPRNSPTVYNAAGHIAQFWDGREPDVEAQAKGPILNPVEMAMPSEEAVVRVLKSIPGYVEEFAAAFPGEDDPVTYDNLAKAIGAFERKLVTPSRFDAYLKGDGGALTATERRGLDKFIEVGCTTCHMGPYLGGNLFQKMGLVEPYPTEDEGRFAVTGNEAEKFFFKVPSLRNVEKTGPYMHDGSLESLDEVVAIMGRYQLGKTIKPDEVMDIVAFLKSLTGDLPMEYIAQPELPASGPDTPGPDPS; encoded by the coding sequence ATGTTTTCTTCCTCGTCAAACAGGTTCCTGGGGCTGAGCGCCGGCTTGGCGCTGGTGCTTGGCGCGGTGGGTTGCGGCGGCACCGAGCAGGCTCCCGCGCCGCCCCCGAGCCCACAGCACGTTGCGATGTTTCAACCCCTGCCGGAAGTGATGGAGTCGGCGACGAACCCGATCACCGATGAGAAGATCAACCTGGGCCGGAAGCTCTACTACGACACCAGGCTTTCGAAAAACCAGGACATTTCGTGCAACACCTGCCACTTGCTCGATCAGTGGGGTGTGGACGGCAAGCCCACCTCCGCCGGGCATGGCGGCCAGCTCGGCCCTCGCAACAGTCCCACGGTGTACAACGCCGCGGGGCACATCGCCCAGTTCTGGGACGGCCGCGAGCCCGACGTGGAGGCCCAGGCCAAGGGGCCGATTCTCAACCCGGTAGAGATGGCCATGCCTTCGGAGGAGGCGGTGGTGCGTGTGCTCAAGAGCATCCCCGGCTACGTCGAGGAATTCGCCGCCGCCTTTCCGGGCGAGGACGACCCGGTCACCTACGACAACCTGGCCAAGGCCATCGGCGCCTTCGAGCGCAAGCTGGTGACTCCCAGTCGCTTCGACGCCTACCTCAAGGGAGACGGCGGGGCCCTGACGGCCACCGAGCGCCGCGGTCTGGACAAGTTCATCGAGGTCGGTTGTACGACCTGTCACATGGGCCCCTACCTGGGCGGCAACCTCTTCCAGAAGATGGGACTGGTCGAGCCCTACCCCACCGAAGACGAGGGTCGCTTCGCGGTGACGGGTAACGAGGCGGAGAAGTTCTTCTTCAAGGTTCCCAGCCTGCGGAACGTGGAGAAGACGGGGCCCTACATGCACGATGGATCCCTCGAGTCTCTCGATGAAGTCGTGGCCATCATGGGCCGTTACCAGCTGGGCAAGACGATCAAGCCCGACGAGGTGATGGATATCGTCGCCTTTCTCAAGAGCCTGACCGGTGATCTGCCGATGGAGTACATCGCGCAGCCGGAGTTGCCGGCTTCAGGGCCCGACACCCCCGGGCCGGATCCCAGCTGA
- a CDS encoding cytochrome c3 family protein — protein sequence MPASRVRPSRRLPGLPVWAVAVLAMFTCLPASLPVTAQENDECLICHEDSDLTGERNGREISVWVDQEAFAASVHGDLQCIDCHGDLEGIDMEHDEDVEAVDCSICHDEQASDHAISLHGRAITRGDRLAPGCTTCHGHHDILPHTDPGSPTATMNIPLLCGRCHHEGSPVSLTHDIPQERILENYSLSIHGEGLFKKGLTVTAVCTSCHTSHKILEHSDPRSSINRKNVAATCTRCHSRIEEVHVKVIEGRLWEEQPHVIPSCVECHSPHKIRRVRDTPGGAANVDCLQCHSDPSLTMERDGKTVSLYVDEQAYNASTHSGVGCAQCHTGVRTSLRRPCSALQPDARVDCAICHAQTVRDYASSTHGRLQAKGDPDAPGCLDCHEKHSTQSHQLPSSRTYPRNIPQLCAGCHREGEKAARRIDADVDDIVGSYVMSIHGKGLVESGLVVSATCTDCHTAHHSLPPEDENSTVNHENIADTCGHCHNGIEEIFLASIHSPLVSDRPSEELPTCEDCHTSHSISRTDLDDFRTRMIVQCGRCHEDESETFFETIHGKVSRLGDVAAAKCYDCHGTHNILPIDDPDSTLSHKNIVETCGQCHTGAHRQFAGYLTHATHHDKKKYPYLFYSFWFMTTLLVGTLSFFVVHTLAWLYRLWRTREVWRPHKSATGQQKLYRRFTRTQRTMHLIMLLTFFTLALTGMTLKFSYMEWAQFVSRVLGGFEIMSALHRVAAVTLLILFAVHLLHVRRMKKESGKSWLRFIFSPDGMMIMPKDIVQFWGSIKWFLGLGPRPRFGRWTYWEKFDYFAVFWGVFIIGSTGLILWFPEVFTWILPGWSVNVATIIHSDEALLAVAFIFTIHFFNTHFRPDKFPMDMVIFTGRVTLEELKHDKPEEYEALVRGKTPEEIEAMLVDPFPAPAERGFRAFGFVALTIGLTLILLIAYTMLFGYR from the coding sequence ATGCCTGCGAGCCGCGTCCGTCCTTCGCGTCGTCTTCCCGGGCTGCCGGTGTGGGCCGTCGCCGTCCTGGCGATGTTCACCTGTCTGCCGGCAAGCCTTCCCGTCACGGCCCAGGAGAACGACGAGTGCCTGATTTGCCACGAGGATTCCGACCTGACCGGTGAGCGCAACGGCAGGGAGATCAGCGTCTGGGTCGACCAGGAGGCCTTCGCCGCCTCGGTCCATGGCGACCTGCAATGCATTGACTGTCACGGGGACCTCGAAGGCATCGACATGGAGCATGACGAGGATGTCGAAGCCGTCGATTGCTCCATCTGTCATGACGAGCAGGCCTCCGACCACGCGATATCGCTCCATGGCCGCGCCATCACCAGGGGAGACCGCCTGGCTCCCGGCTGCACCACCTGCCACGGGCACCATGACATTCTGCCGCATACCGACCCCGGCTCCCCCACCGCGACGATGAACATCCCGCTGCTTTGCGGTCGCTGCCACCACGAGGGGTCACCGGTATCGCTGACCCACGACATTCCCCAGGAAAGGATCCTCGAAAACTACTCGCTCTCGATTCATGGGGAGGGGTTGTTCAAGAAGGGGCTGACCGTTACTGCTGTCTGCACTTCCTGCCATACCTCCCACAAGATCCTTGAGCATTCCGATCCCCGTTCGAGTATCAATCGCAAGAACGTGGCGGCGACCTGTACCCGTTGCCACAGCCGGATCGAGGAGGTGCATGTCAAGGTGATCGAGGGCCGGTTGTGGGAGGAGCAGCCCCACGTGATCCCATCGTGCGTGGAATGCCACAGCCCCCACAAGATCCGGCGTGTCCGAGACACCCCCGGGGGTGCGGCCAACGTGGATTGTCTGCAATGCCACTCTGACCCCTCCCTGACGATGGAGCGGGATGGAAAAACGGTCTCTCTCTATGTCGACGAGCAGGCCTACAATGCTTCGACGCATTCTGGGGTCGGCTGCGCCCAATGCCACACCGGGGTTCGCACATCCCTGCGCCGTCCATGCTCGGCGCTGCAGCCCGATGCCAGGGTCGACTGCGCGATCTGCCACGCCCAGACCGTTCGAGACTACGCTTCGAGCACGCACGGGCGGCTCCAGGCCAAGGGAGACCCTGACGCGCCCGGTTGCCTCGACTGCCACGAGAAGCACAGCACCCAGAGCCACCAGCTCCCCTCTTCACGGACCTATCCGCGGAACATTCCCCAGCTCTGCGCGGGCTGTCACCGGGAAGGAGAAAAGGCCGCTCGGCGGATCGACGCCGACGTGGACGATATCGTCGGCAGCTACGTGATGAGCATTCACGGCAAGGGGCTGGTGGAAAGCGGGTTGGTGGTTTCGGCGACCTGCACCGACTGTCACACGGCGCACCATTCCCTGCCTCCGGAAGATGAGAATTCCACTGTCAACCACGAGAACATTGCCGACACCTGCGGCCATTGCCACAACGGCATCGAGGAAATCTTCCTGGCGAGTATCCATTCGCCGCTGGTTTCCGACCGGCCGAGTGAAGAGCTGCCGACCTGCGAGGACTGCCACACCTCTCACTCGATCTCGCGGACCGACCTGGACGACTTCCGCACGCGGATGATCGTGCAGTGCGGCCGTTGCCACGAGGACGAATCGGAGACCTTCTTCGAAACCATCCACGGCAAGGTCTCGCGCCTCGGTGATGTCGCCGCGGCCAAGTGCTATGACTGCCACGGGACCCACAACATCCTGCCGATCGACGATCCCGACTCGACTCTCAGCCACAAGAACATCGTCGAGACCTGCGGGCAATGTCACACGGGCGCCCATCGGCAGTTTGCCGGCTACCTGACCCACGCGACCCACCATGACAAGAAGAAGTATCCCTACTTGTTCTACTCCTTCTGGTTCATGACGACGCTCCTGGTGGGAACACTGAGCTTCTTCGTGGTGCACACCCTGGCCTGGCTCTACCGCCTGTGGCGAACCCGGGAAGTCTGGCGGCCTCACAAGAGCGCGACCGGGCAGCAGAAGCTTTACCGGCGCTTTACCCGGACCCAGCGCACGATGCACCTGATCATGTTGCTGACTTTCTTCACCCTCGCGCTGACAGGCATGACACTGAAGTTCTCCTACATGGAATGGGCGCAGTTCGTCTCTCGTGTGCTGGGAGGCTTCGAGATCATGTCGGCCTTGCACCGGGTCGCCGCCGTTACGCTGCTGATTCTCTTCGCGGTGCACTTGCTGCACGTGCGCAGGATGAAGAAGGAATCGGGCAAGAGCTGGCTGCGTTTCATCTTCTCGCCCGATGGCATGATGATCATGCCCAAGGACATCGTGCAGTTCTGGGGCTCCATCAAGTGGTTCCTCGGGCTGGGGCCGCGGCCGCGTTTCGGTCGCTGGACCTACTGGGAGAAGTTCGACTACTTCGCCGTTTTCTGGGGCGTGTTCATCATCGGTTCGACGGGGTTGATATTGTGGTTTCCTGAAGTCTTCACCTGGATTCTGCCGGGCTGGTCGGTCAACGTCGCGACGATCATCCACAGCGACGAGGCCCTGCTGGCGGTGGCGTTCATCTTCACGATTCACTTTTTCAATACCCACTTCCGCCCGGATAAATTTCCGATGGACATGGTGATTTTCACGGGGCGCGTGACCCTCGAAGAACTCAAGCACGACAAGCCCGAAGAGTACGAGGCCCTGGTCAGGGGGAAGACCCCCGAGGAGATCGAAGCGATGCTTGTCGATCCCTTCCCGGCGCCGGCCGAGCGGGGCTTCAGGGCTTTTGGTTTCGTGGCCCTGACAATCGGCCTGACCCTGATTCTGCTGATCGCCTACACCATGCTCTTCGGCTACCGCTAG
- a CDS encoding NapC/NirT family cytochrome c: protein MSWLVEAIKAFIRLLSKSRVSQGGAILVTVLFPALLLGCLLDLSGVLGNPYFGFMVYLVMGPLFILGLLAIAVGLLFFRRKDTGPTDTYFFFRKQLESPQSFRRMQWVVMIIGALTVINVVVVALFSYTGFHYTESVAFCGEFCHSVMQPEYSAYSRSPHSRVKCVECHIGEGAKWFAKSKLSGARQFLAVALNTYSRPIETPIRGLRPARDTCEECHRPEFFFGEKLYVKHKFLPDQENTAVKTVLLMKIGSGGGEGHHPHGIHWHVSEEAKIDYRHADWKREQIFEVTMTDEQGQTTVFRSGEDPEITEDGAPWSRTMDCVDCHNRPTHIYLSAEEALDQKLFSGHIPKELPFIKRQGLEALAGDFGSTEEALAGIEKTLREWYSENYAGLVEERPDLLDKAIAGVQEAFAENVFPEMGITWGTYKSHLGHPDFMGGCFRCHDDEHSAEDGRTISGDCDLCHVILAEDEPDPEILGLLQNAE from the coding sequence GTGAGCTGGTTGGTCGAGGCGATCAAGGCCTTCATTCGTCTGCTCTCCAAGAGCAGGGTCTCCCAGGGCGGCGCCATCCTGGTGACGGTGCTCTTTCCTGCCCTGCTGCTCGGGTGCCTGCTCGATCTGTCCGGTGTTCTGGGCAATCCCTACTTCGGCTTCATGGTCTACCTGGTCATGGGGCCGCTCTTCATTCTGGGCCTGCTGGCGATCGCCGTCGGGCTGCTTTTCTTCCGGCGCAAGGACACGGGGCCCACCGACACTTACTTCTTCTTCCGCAAGCAACTCGAATCCCCCCAGAGCTTCCGGAGGATGCAGTGGGTGGTGATGATCATCGGGGCGTTGACGGTGATCAACGTGGTGGTGGTGGCTCTCTTCTCCTACACGGGCTTCCACTACACCGAGTCCGTCGCCTTTTGCGGCGAGTTTTGCCACAGTGTGATGCAGCCGGAGTACAGTGCCTACAGCCGTTCGCCCCATTCCCGGGTCAAGTGCGTCGAGTGTCACATCGGTGAAGGCGCCAAGTGGTTCGCCAAGTCCAAGCTTTCCGGTGCGCGCCAGTTCCTGGCCGTGGCCCTGAATACCTATTCGCGCCCGATCGAAACGCCGATCCGAGGGCTGCGGCCGGCGCGGGACACCTGCGAGGAATGTCACCGGCCCGAGTTTTTCTTTGGTGAGAAACTCTACGTCAAGCACAAGTTCCTGCCCGATCAAGAGAACACCGCCGTCAAGACTGTGCTCCTGATGAAGATCGGGTCGGGAGGCGGTGAAGGACACCACCCCCACGGTATCCACTGGCATGTCTCGGAGGAAGCCAAGATCGACTACCGGCATGCCGACTGGAAACGGGAGCAGATCTTTGAAGTCACGATGACCGACGAACAGGGTCAGACGACTGTCTTCCGCTCCGGGGAGGATCCCGAGATCACCGAGGACGGGGCGCCCTGGAGCCGGACCATGGATTGCGTCGACTGTCACAACCGGCCGACGCACATCTACCTCAGCGCCGAGGAAGCTCTCGATCAGAAGCTCTTCTCCGGGCACATCCCCAAAGAGCTGCCCTTCATCAAGCGCCAGGGCCTCGAGGCCCTGGCCGGCGACTTCGGCTCTACCGAGGAGGCTCTCGCCGGGATCGAAAAGACCCTGCGGGAGTGGTACAGCGAGAACTACGCCGGCTTGGTGGAGGAAAGGCCCGATCTGCTGGACAAGGCGATCGCCGGGGTGCAGGAAGCTTTTGCCGAGAATGTCTTTCCCGAGATGGGTATCACCTGGGGGACCTACAAGAGCCACCTGGGCCACCCCGATTTCATGGGGGGGTGCTTCCGCTGTCACGACGACGAACACAGCGCCGAAGATGGACGAACGATTTCGGGCGATTGTGATCTTTGTCATGTCATCCTGGCAGAGGACGAGCCGGATCCGGAGATTCTCGGCCTGCTCCAGAACGCCGAATAG
- a CDS encoding cytochrome c3 family protein, with product MKKIVVLLLLAGLAGFWALAADVPAGKEVLKLQAKMGTVTFKHKEHAARAGNCKVCHHKLEEGATPRACSECHDRKVVKDEAPKLKNALHKTCGDCHASRQEAGEKAGPLTAMKAKQCKKCHVR from the coding sequence GTGAAGAAGATCGTTGTTCTGCTGCTGCTGGCCGGTCTGGCCGGGTTCTGGGCGTTGGCCGCGGATGTTCCGGCGGGCAAGGAAGTTCTCAAGTTGCAGGCCAAGATGGGAACCGTCACCTTCAAGCACAAGGAGCATGCGGCGAGGGCCGGCAACTGCAAGGTCTGCCATCACAAGCTCGAGGAAGGGGCTACCCCCAGGGCCTGCAGCGAGTGCCACGACAGGAAGGTCGTCAAGGACGAGGCTCCCAAGCTGAAGAACGCCTTGCACAAGACTTGTGGCGACTGCCACGCCAGCCGCCAGGAGGCGGGTGAGAAGGCCGGCCCGTTGACGGCGATGAAGGCCAAGCAGTGTAAAAAGTGCCATGTCAGGTAG